A single region of the Bacillus cereus genome encodes:
- a CDS encoding zinc-dependent alcohol dehydrogenase family protein, with translation MLHRKYIQFHEFGNPKDVLQVEYKNIEPLKDNEVLVRMLVRPINPSDLIPVTGAYAHRIPLPNIPGYEGVGIVEDVGSFVSKGLIGKRVLPLRGEGTWQEFVTTSADFVVPIPDSIDDFTAAQMYINPLTAWVTCTETLNLKRNDVLLVNACGSAIGHLFAQLSQILNFRLIAVTRNSKHTEELLQLGAEYVIDTSSAPLYKTVMELTNGIGADAAIDSIGGPDGNELAFSLRPNGHFLTIGLLSGIQVNWAEIVTKAKVHANIFHLRHWNKEVSPYKWQETFRHLIRLVENKKLRFMTVHSTYDLADVKTAVDVVQSAEKTKGKVFLTSY, from the coding sequence ATCTTGCACAGAAAATACATTCAATTTCATGAGTTCGGTAACCCAAAAGATGTATTACAAGTTGAATATAAAAATATAGAACCATTAAAAGATAATGAAGTTTTAGTTCGTATGCTAGTTAGACCGATTAATCCATCTGACTTAATTCCAGTAACCGGAGCGTACGCCCATAGGATCCCTTTACCTAATATACCTGGTTATGAAGGTGTTGGTATTGTAGAAGATGTTGGCTCTTTCGTTTCTAAAGGCCTTATCGGTAAACGTGTTTTACCTTTACGAGGGGAAGGTACTTGGCAAGAATTTGTTACAACATCAGCTGACTTTGTAGTCCCTATACCTGATTCCATTGATGATTTCACAGCGGCACAAATGTATATTAATCCCCTTACAGCGTGGGTTACATGTACAGAAACTCTAAACTTAAAACGTAATGACGTTTTATTGGTGAATGCCTGTGGATCCGCTATTGGTCATCTATTTGCACAGTTATCGCAAATTTTAAACTTCCGGCTCATTGCAGTGACAAGAAATAGTAAACATACAGAAGAGTTACTTCAGCTCGGTGCTGAATATGTAATAGATACTTCCTCTGCCCCGCTTTATAAAACCGTTATGGAATTAACAAACGGGATCGGTGCAGATGCTGCGATTGATTCTATCGGGGGACCGGATGGAAATGAATTAGCTTTTTCCTTACGTCCAAACGGGCACTTTTTAACGATTGGTCTTCTATCAGGTATACAAGTAAACTGGGCAGAGATTGTCACGAAAGCAAAAGTGCACGCGAACATATTTCATTTACGACATTGGAATAAAGAAGTGTCACCATATAAATGGCAAGAAACGTTTCGTCACTTAATTCGCTTAGTAGAAAATAAGAAATTACGTTTCATGACGGTACATTCTACGTATGACTTAGCAGATGTGAAAACTGCGGTTGATGTTGTGCAGTCTGCTGAGAAAACGAAAGGGAAAGTGTTTTTGACGAGTTATTAA
- a CDS encoding sensor histidine kinase produces the protein MKKISLNIDLDTNVLEVVFIPRRFIILWIILVYIASILLEFRNNIFSIDSFFFTIVIVIHTIFHWHASSLKNRQLLYFFFVQLFIVFLAAFIATNASIAIFVGLTPILIAQSLYVYNNIFKVMAVFTLMYAIFCAAISINYGVNKLAILISMFLLVLAIIVPFSYINKQQFDARNRIQSYIQELESAYMRVEELTLANERQRMARDLHDTLAQGLASLIMQLEAIDAHMQKGNTGRSQEIMKQTMIRARQTLHDARLVIDDLRHTTNSFNGAVEEEVQRFSEATSIQVRFTIQSPPHISSLVKEHCLYVISECLTNIAKHSQATEVNLKVEYIDDLEKLTIGVEDNGIGFDTGYIGKNPGHYGLIGLNERVRLIKGEIHILSEKMKGTKVYIQVPINKEGDSHEV, from the coding sequence ATGAAAAAAATAAGTTTAAATATAGATTTGGATACAAATGTATTGGAAGTGGTATTTATTCCAAGAAGGTTTATTATTTTATGGATTATACTCGTATATATAGCGTCAATTCTTTTAGAATTTCGTAATAATATTTTCTCTATAGATAGTTTTTTCTTTACAATAGTCATTGTTATTCATACTATTTTTCATTGGCATGCGAGTTCATTAAAGAATAGGCAATTGTTGTACTTCTTTTTTGTACAACTTTTCATTGTGTTTTTGGCTGCATTTATTGCAACAAATGCTTCGATAGCGATTTTTGTTGGATTAACTCCTATTTTAATCGCCCAAAGTTTATATGTTTATAACAATATATTTAAAGTAATGGCAGTTTTTACTCTTATGTATGCAATATTTTGTGCTGCAATTAGTATCAATTATGGTGTAAATAAATTAGCTATTCTTATCTCTATGTTTCTTTTAGTGTTAGCAATTATTGTTCCTTTTTCTTATATTAATAAGCAGCAATTTGATGCACGTAATCGTATACAGAGCTACATCCAAGAGTTAGAATCTGCATATATGAGAGTGGAAGAATTGACATTAGCTAATGAAAGGCAGCGAATGGCAAGAGATTTACATGATACGTTAGCACAAGGTTTAGCAAGCTTAATTATGCAATTGGAAGCAATAGATGCCCATATGCAAAAAGGGAATACAGGACGATCTCAAGAGATCATGAAACAAACTATGATAAGAGCGAGACAAACTTTACATGATGCAAGGTTGGTTATTGATGATTTGCGTCATACTACTAATTCATTTAATGGAGCAGTAGAGGAAGAGGTTCAACGTTTTTCTGAGGCTACGTCTATACAGGTGAGATTTACTATTCAAAGCCCCCCGCATATTTCAAGCTTAGTAAAGGAGCACTGTTTATATGTAATTAGTGAATGTTTAACGAATATCGCAAAACATTCACAGGCAACAGAGGTAAATTTAAAAGTTGAATATATCGATGATCTTGAAAAACTTACTATTGGAGTTGAAGATAATGGAATTGGGTTTGACACTGGATATATCGGTAAGAATCCTGGACATTATGGTTTGATTGGCTTAAATGAGCGTGTTCGATTGATTAAGGGAGAAATACATATATTGAGTGAAAAGATGAAGGGTACGAAAGTGTATATTCAAGTGCCTATAAATAAAGAAGGAGATAGCCATGAAGTATAA
- a CDS encoding response regulator — MKYNVLIVDDHFVVREGLKLIIETSDSFQIIGEAANGEEALSFIEKKEPDVILMDLNMPKMSGLETIEALNEKQNHTPIIILTTYNEDELMLKGIELGAKGYLLKDTDRENLFRTLEAAIRGEILLQPNIMEKIVKYKRKEVHADKVEGNNLTEKELFVLKAIARGYKNKEIAFDMGIAERTVKAYLTNIYNKLGVNSRSEAVAVSIERKLIHF, encoded by the coding sequence ATGAAGTATAACGTATTAATTGTGGATGATCATTTCGTTGTAAGAGAAGGTCTGAAACTAATAATAGAAACGAGTGATTCATTTCAAATTATAGGTGAGGCTGCAAATGGAGAAGAAGCCCTTTCCTTCATAGAGAAAAAGGAACCTGATGTCATTTTAATGGATTTAAATATGCCTAAAATGAGTGGTTTAGAAACAATTGAGGCTTTGAATGAAAAACAAAACCATACGCCGATTATCATATTAACTACTTATAACGAAGATGAATTAATGTTAAAGGGAATTGAGTTAGGGGCAAAAGGATATTTGCTAAAAGATACGGATCGTGAGAATTTGTTTCGAACATTGGAAGCGGCTATTCGAGGTGAGATTTTACTACAACCAAATATTATGGAAAAGATAGTGAAGTATAAAAGGAAAGAAGTACATGCTGATAAGGTTGAAGGGAATAACTTAACAGAAAAGGAATTGTTTGTGCTGAAAGCTATTGCACGCGGATATAAGAATAAAGAAATTGCATTCGATATGGGGATAGCTGAGCGAACGGTAAAAGCATATTTAACAAATATATACAATAAATTAGGTGTTAATTCCCGATCAGAAGCAGTAGCTGTATCTATTGAAAGGAAGTTAATTCATTTTTAA
- a CDS encoding YflJ family protein translates to MYFGSKGWYVKELKKLGIRTYEGKKLESYRTHILSSLLERMKKASA, encoded by the coding sequence ATGTATTTCGGAAGCAAAGGTTGGTATGTAAAAGAACTTAAAAAATTAGGTATTCGTACTTATGAAGGTAAAAAGCTAGAATCTTATCGTACGCATATTTTATCTAGTTTACTTGAGAGAATGAAGAAAGCTTCGGCTTAA
- a CDS encoding YhzD family protein, translating into MGVYVLTVFEKDGSKALDESFEAATEKEAKAKGESILQEKGLYEKTHRCTSSAGKLVLFQR; encoded by the coding sequence ATGGGAGTATACGTTCTAACAGTCTTTGAAAAAGATGGTTCAAAAGCATTAGACGAATCATTCGAGGCGGCAACTGAAAAAGAAGCGAAAGCAAAAGGTGAATCTATTTTACAAGAAAAAGGATTGTATGAAAAAACACATCGCTGCACATCTTCTGCAGGTAAGCTCGTTTTATTCCAGCGCTAA